A portion of the Lolium rigidum isolate FL_2022 chromosome 1, APGP_CSIRO_Lrig_0.1, whole genome shotgun sequence genome contains these proteins:
- the LOC124683218 gene encoding ACT domain-containing protein ACR8-like encodes MEWLDEYEKLVIRMDTPKVVIDNAVCPTATLVQVDSARKRGVLLEAVQVLADLDLSVKKAYISSDGRWFMDVFHVTDRLGRKLTDDSVISYIQQSLGTWTEPSQPAALEGLTVLELTGADRTGLISEVFAVLADMGCSVVDARAWSHRGRLACLVYLRDVDANAVRVARIESRLAPLLRGDSDASGGVVAVPACSVPHADRRLHQLMYAARDQDRAFPTPSVSVESWAERGYSVVTVQCPDRPKLLYDVVCTLTDMDYLVFHGTIDTNCGEARQEFYIRHADGSPVCSEAEMQRVSQCLQDAIERRSFEGVRMELRTPDRPGLLSDVTRTFRENGLLVAQAEVSTKGDMASNVFYVTGTTAGQEVHQSAIEAVKERVGVDSLVVEEHRPQLYQIKKTQPDDQDGGGIGLVHLGNFVKRNLYHLGLIKSW; translated from the exons ATGGAGTGGCTCGATGAGTACGAGAAGCTGGTGATCAGGATGGACACCCCCAAGGTGGTCATCGACAATGCCGTCTGCCCCACGGCCACGCTGGTCCAG GTTGACAGCGCGAGGAAGAGGGGCGTGTTGCTCGAGGCGGTGCAGGTGCTCGCTGACCTCGACTTGTCCGTCAAGAAGGCCTATATCTCGTCGGACGGCAGGTGGTTCATGGACGTCTTCCACGTCACCGACCGCCTCGGCCGCAAGCTCACCGACGACAGCGTCATCTCCTACATCCAGCAG TCTCTTGGGACCTGGACTGAGCCGTCGCAACCGGCGGCGCTCGAGGGCCTGACGGTGCTGGAGCTCACGGGCGCCGACCGCACGGGGCTCATCTCCGAGGTGTTCGCCGTCCTCGCAGACATGGGCTGCAGCGTCGTGGACGCCAGGGCCTGGTCGCACCGCGGCCGCCTGGCCTGCCTCGTGTACCTGCGCGACGTGGACGCCAACGCCGTCCGGGTGGCGCGCATCGAGTCCCGGCTCGCGCCCCTGCTGCGCGGAGACTCCGACGCCAGCGGCGGTGTGGTCGCCGTGCCCGCCTGCTCTGTCCCGCACGCCGACCGGCGCCTCCACCAGCTCATGTACGCGGCCAGAGACCAGGACCGAGCGTTCCCCACTCCGTCCGTGTCCGTCGAGAGCTGGGCCGAGCGCGGGTACTCGGTGGTCACCGTGCAGTGCCCAGACCGGCCCAAGCTGCTCTACGACGTGGTCTGCACGCTCACCGACATGGACTACCTCGTCTTCCATGGCACCATCGACACCAACTGCGGCGAGGCGCGCCAGGAGTTCTACATTCGCCACGCCGACGGGAGTCCTGTATGCTCGGAGGCCGAGATGCAGAGAGTGAGCCAATGCCTACAAGACGCCATAGAACGGAGATCGTTCGAGGGAGTGAGGATGGAGCTGCGCACGCCAGACCGGCCGGGCTTGCTCTCAGACGTCACAAGGACATTCCGGGAGAATGGATTGCTCGTCGCGCAGGCCGAGGTGTCGACCAAGGGCGACATGGCCAGCAATGTGTTCTACGTGACCggcaccacggccggccaggaggtCCACCAAAGCGCCATTGAAGCTGTGAAGGAGAGGGTTGGCGTTGACTCCCTTGTCGTCGAGGAGCACCGGCCTCAGCTCTACCAGATCAAGAAGACCCAGCCAGACGACCAGGATGGCGGCGGCATTGGTCTGGTCCACCTTGGCAACTTCGTGAAGAGGAATCTGTACCACCTGGGGCTAATCAAATCTTGGTGA